One stretch of Tepidibacter hydrothermalis DNA includes these proteins:
- a CDS encoding DUF2156 domain-containing protein, producing MQIFRPIDIEAKIELDEYLNVLNHEACEYSFTTLFMWQNLYKTMYYKGKNFIVIIGEYEDQKFTVIPLAKKENLKDAFEFIVKHFKDNNQKIHLRAATGEFVEFLKENYKGKFDYIEERDYFDYVYLGESLRNLPGRKYQKKRNHINYFLKEYEGRFEYKRLNEEDFDECLNLLEKWTENKEDDESILSEKIAIEKVFKNYDKLDVKVGGIYIDSKLEAFTFGEYLNDNMALIHVEKANAEIRGLYPIINKLFLENEFEDVEFVNREEDLGVAGLRKAKLSYYPHKFVEKYTVLEV from the coding sequence ATTCAAATTTTTAGACCAATAGATATAGAAGCTAAAATCGAACTAGACGAATATTTAAACGTTTTAAATCATGAAGCTTGTGAATATAGTTTTACAACTTTATTCATGTGGCAGAATTTATATAAAACTATGTACTATAAAGGAAAAAACTTTATAGTGATTATAGGTGAGTACGAGGATCAAAAATTCACGGTGATACCTCTTGCTAAAAAAGAAAATTTAAAAGATGCATTTGAATTCATTGTAAAGCATTTCAAAGATAATAATCAAAAGATTCATTTAAGAGCTGCAACAGGAGAATTTGTTGAATTTTTAAAGGAAAATTACAAGGGAAAATTTGATTATATAGAAGAAAGAGATTATTTCGATTATGTTTATTTAGGTGAGAGCTTAAGAAATCTTCCGGGTAGAAAATATCAAAAGAAAAGAAATCATATTAATTATTTTTTAAAAGAATATGAAGGAAGATTTGAGTATAAAAGATTGAATGAGGAAGATTTTGATGAATGTTTAAATCTTTTAGAAAAGTGGACTGAAAATAAAGAAGATGATGAAAGTATATTAAGTGAAAAAATTGCAATTGAGAAGGTATTTAAAAACTATGATAAACTGGATGTGAAAGTGGGAGGAATCTATATAGATTCTAAATTAGAAGCATTTACATTTGGAGAATATTTAAATGACAATATGGCACTTATACATGTAGAAAAAGCTAATGCAGAAATAAGAGGATTATATCCTATAATAAACAAATTATTTTTAGAAAATGAATTTGAAGATGTTGAATTTGTAAATAGAGAAGAAGATCTAGGTGTTGCAGGGTTAAGAAAAGCTAAGTTATCTTATTATCCTCATAAATTTGTAGAGAAGTATACTGTATTGGAGGTTTAA
- a CDS encoding DUF3006 domain-containing protein, which yields MKGIIDRFENKLAVVELENKSLININRSKIPKSAKEGDVILINKDNISLDLNETNNLKKEINDLMNELFID from the coding sequence ATGAAAGGTATAATAGATAGATTTGAAAATAAACTAGCAGTAGTAGAACTTGAAAATAAATCATTAATAAATATAAACAGATCAAAAATTCCTAAATCAGCAAAAGAAGGAGATGTCATATTAATAAATAAAGATAACATCTCCTTGGATTTAAATGAAACAAATAACCTAAAAAAAGAAATAAATGATTTAATGAACGAACTTTTTATTGATTAA
- a CDS encoding putative ABC transporter permease — protein MVLLKRLILFLIGGSIYYSVEILYDGTSHCSMFILGGLCFLIGGLINEYSPKLKIWKQSVIITTVIVIFEYFTGVLVNIKLGLGIWDYSNMPFNLHGQICLTFVVIWYFLFCPLIIWFDDYLRWKLFGEKQVKKSLFSIYKDLIMFK, from the coding sequence ATGGTGCTACTTAAGAGGTTGATTTTATTTTTAATAGGTGGAAGCATATATTACTCGGTAGAAATATTGTATGATGGAACAAGCCATTGTAGCATGTTTATACTTGGTGGCTTGTGTTTTTTAATAGGAGGGTTGATAAATGAATATTCACCTAAACTTAAAATATGGAAACAGTCAGTTATAATAACAACTGTAATAGTTATATTTGAGTATTTTACAGGGGTGCTAGTAAATATTAAATTGGGATTAGGAATATGGGATTACTCAAATATGCCATTTAATTTACACGGTCAAATATGTCTTACATTTGTGGTTATATGGTATTTTTTATTTTGTCCACTCATTATATGGTTTGATGATTATTTAAGATGGAAGTTGTTTGGTGAGAAACAAGTTAAAAAAAGTTTGTTTAGTATATATAAAGACTTAATTATGTTTAAGTAA
- a CDS encoding BCCT family transporter: MDNSKIDNKIFWPSLVVIIGTTVLLMMLPDSMKAIDSVLSFITHTFDWLFLIVVFSAMVWLTWLVLGPYGNIKFGQVNEKPEFSTFSWIAMLFCAGIGSALIYWAMVEPIYYISGPPFGIEPNTKKAAEWAITYGMFHWGFSAWSIYTIPALAITYSLHVRKQQVLRPSVVCHGVLGDRVNGWLGKIIDIIIMFGLVGGVGTTLGVNVPMISAVVGKMFNIPQSIWLKIVIIAIWTVLFGTSAYLGIEKGIKKLSNINIISAILLLIFILIVGPTRFILSNFTNSLGILCQNFFRMSLYTDSIMESGFPQNWTVFYWAWWFAYSVYMGLFVARISKGRTVRELIIAEVVWGSLGCFVFFTVFGGYAVHLDIHGVMPLVKIISEQGPNAVIVSMLDSLPLSKVIMPLFIIVSLIFQATTLDSSAYTLATICTKRTNDFQEPAKWHRLFWALVLGFVAIALMVVGGLKVVQLSSVIVALPIVFIFILYIISFMKYIKQDYGK; the protein is encoded by the coding sequence GTGGACAATTCAAAAATTGATAATAAAATATTTTGGCCTTCATTAGTGGTAATCATTGGTACTACTGTTTTGTTGATGATGCTACCAGATTCAATGAAAGCAATAGATTCAGTGTTATCATTTATTACTCATACATTTGATTGGTTATTTTTAATAGTAGTATTTTCTGCAATGGTTTGGCTGACATGGTTGGTATTAGGACCTTATGGTAATATAAAATTTGGTCAAGTTAATGAAAAACCAGAGTTCTCCACTTTTAGTTGGATAGCCATGTTATTTTGTGCTGGTATAGGTTCCGCTTTAATTTATTGGGCTATGGTTGAACCTATTTATTATATAAGTGGACCTCCATTTGGAATTGAACCTAATACTAAGAAAGCTGCTGAATGGGCAATTACTTATGGTATGTTTCATTGGGGATTTAGTGCGTGGAGTATATATACAATTCCTGCCCTTGCAATTACATATTCTTTACATGTAAGGAAACAACAAGTACTTAGGCCTAGTGTAGTTTGCCATGGAGTTTTAGGTGATCGTGTTAATGGATGGTTAGGAAAGATTATAGATATTATAATTATGTTTGGGTTAGTTGGTGGTGTTGGTACGACTTTAGGGGTGAACGTTCCAATGATATCGGCAGTAGTAGGTAAAATGTTTAATATACCACAGTCTATATGGCTCAAGATAGTAATTATTGCAATTTGGACGGTTTTATTTGGAACAAGTGCTTATTTAGGAATAGAGAAAGGGATAAAGAAACTTAGCAATATAAATATAATATCAGCAATACTATTACTAATATTTATTCTTATTGTAGGACCTACAAGATTTATTTTATCAAATTTTACTAATAGTTTAGGTATTTTGTGTCAGAATTTTTTTAGAATGAGCTTATATACTGATTCAATTATGGAATCTGGTTTTCCACAAAATTGGACTGTATTTTATTGGGCATGGTGGTTTGCCTATTCTGTATATATGGGACTTTTTGTAGCTAGAATATCTAAAGGCAGAACGGTAAGAGAATTAATTATTGCTGAGGTTGTATGGGGGAGTTTAGGGTGCTTTGTGTTTTTTACAGTTTTTGGAGGATATGCTGTACATTTAGATATTCATGGGGTTATGCCTTTGGTAAAAATTATATCTGAACAAGGTCCTAATGCTGTGATTGTTTCAATGCTTGATTCTTTGCCTTTAAGCAAAGTGATTATGCCGTTATTTATTATTGTAAGTCTTATTTTTCAGGCAACTACTCTTGATTCTTCTGCTTATACCCTGGCTACAATTTGTACTAAAAGAACTAATGATTTTCAGGAACCTGCAAAGTGGCATAGACTGTTTTGGGCACTGGTTTTAGGATTTGTAGCAATTGCATTAATGGTTGTAGGAGGATTGAAAGTTGTACAGCTGTCTTCTGTAATTGTAGCACTTCCTATAGTATTTATTTTTATTTTATACATAATTTCATTTATGAAATATATTAAACAAGATTATGGAAAGTAG
- a CDS encoding tRNA threonylcarbamoyladenosine dehydratase: MQKNFSMRTELLLGNEGMTKLKNSKVAVFGVGGVGSFTCEALARAGVGTLIMIDHDDIDITNINRQLPALHSTVGKGKVECMKERILDINPDINVIDHKRLYDKDSADELLSKDYDYVVDAIDMVSSKIDLIERCYKNDIKIISSMGMGNKLDPTKIEVTDITKTHMCPLAKVMRKELKIRNIKKLKVVYSTEKPIKPVTSISSESKRETPGSTSFVPSVGGLVIASVVVNDIVNQ; this comes from the coding sequence ATGCAAAAAAATTTTTCTATGAGAACAGAACTTTTATTAGGAAATGAAGGAATGACTAAGCTTAAAAATTCAAAAGTAGCAGTTTTTGGAGTAGGTGGAGTTGGAAGTTTCACATGTGAAGCTTTAGCTAGAGCCGGAGTAGGAACTTTAATAATGATAGATCATGATGATATAGATATAACTAATATAAATAGACAATTACCAGCTCTTCACAGTACTGTGGGGAAAGGCAAGGTTGAGTGTATGAAGGAAAGAATACTTGATATAAACCCTGATATAAATGTTATAGATCATAAAAGATTATATGACAAAGATAGTGCAGATGAACTGTTAAGCAAAGATTATGACTATGTAGTAGATGCTATTGATATGGTGTCGTCTAAAATAGATTTAATAGAGAGATGCTATAAAAATGATATAAAAATAATAAGTTCTATGGGCATGGGAAATAAGTTAGACCCTACTAAGATAGAGGTTACAGATATAACTAAGACTCACATGTGCCCTTTAGCTAAGGTTATGAGAAAAGAATTGAAGATTAGAAATATCAAAAAACTAAAGGTTGTATACTCAACAGAAAAACCTATAAAACCTGTTACTAGTATATCTAGTGAGTCAAAGAGAGAAACTCCTGGAAGCACATCTTTTGTTCCATCTGTAGGAGGTCTTGTGATAGCATCTGTTGTAGTTAATGATATAGTTAATCAATAA
- a CDS encoding IS3 family transposase, producing the protein MSKITFSKDNIERLNKNPYVKRVSEKSITYSDEFKIMFIEEYLRGSTPRTIFIDAGFDVEILGVKRYEQAAARWIKAYKKDGIIGLSDTRRVNSGRPSNAPVSKDDIISKQEAKIKLLEEQLELLKKLDVTERRLVNNCVNLTNNEVYELILKTVSKKDYSGTVSYCCSILGVSRSGYYHYLKTAPSRTIRENEDLKARDIILKAYNYRGYKKGSRSIKMTLENEFGIIYSRKKIQRIMRKYSIVCPIRKANPYRRIAKATKEHRVVPNLLQRNFKQGIPGKVLLTDITYIPYGINKMAYLSAIKDSSSNDILAYHVSDRITLDIATITIKKLVNTHKADLHDEAFIHSDQGVHYTSPKFQKLLKSHNLGQSMSRRGNCWDNAPQESFFGHMKDEVDFKTCSTLEEVINKVDNYMDYYNNYRCQWGLKKMTPKQFRNHLLNAA; encoded by the coding sequence ATGAGTAAAATTACATTTTCAAAAGACAATATTGAAAGATTAAATAAGAACCCTTATGTAAAGCGCGTTAGCGAGAAGTCAATAACATACTCTGACGAGTTTAAAATAATGTTTATTGAGGAGTATTTAAGAGGAAGCACACCACGAACTATTTTCATTGATGCTGGATTTGACGTTGAAATACTTGGTGTCAAGCGCTATGAACAGGCGGCAGCCAGATGGATAAAAGCGTACAAGAAAGATGGAATTATAGGATTAAGTGATACTAGAAGAGTGAATTCAGGCAGACCAAGTAATGCTCCAGTTTCAAAGGACGATATTATTAGCAAACAAGAAGCTAAAATAAAACTGCTTGAGGAACAATTAGAATTGCTAAAAAAGCTCGACGTGACAGAAAGGAGGCTGGTAAACAACTGCGTAAATCTAACAAATAATGAAGTATATGAGTTAATTTTAAAGACTGTGTCTAAAAAAGATTATTCAGGCACAGTTTCTTATTGCTGCTCAATTTTAGGGGTTTCACGTTCAGGTTATTATCATTATTTAAAGACAGCACCTTCTAGAACTATAAGGGAGAATGAAGATTTAAAAGCTAGAGATATTATATTAAAGGCTTATAATTATAGAGGTTATAAGAAAGGTTCTAGATCAATTAAAATGACACTAGAAAATGAGTTTGGTATTATATACAGTAGAAAAAAAATCCAAAGGATTATGCGAAAATACAGTATAGTATGTCCTATAAGAAAAGCCAATCCGTATAGAAGAATAGCCAAAGCGACAAAAGAACATAGAGTAGTACCTAATCTGCTACAGAGAAATTTCAAACAGGGTATTCCTGGCAAGGTGCTACTTACTGATATCACATACATCCCTTACGGGATAAATAAAATGGCATATTTATCAGCTATCAAAGATAGCTCTAGTAACGATATTCTAGCATATCATGTATCTGATCGAATTACTTTAGATATAGCTACAATTACAATTAAAAAATTAGTTAATACACATAAAGCTGATTTACATGATGAAGCTTTTATCCATTCTGACCAAGGGGTCCACTATACAAGCCCTAAATTCCAAAAATTACTAAAAAGCCATAATCTAGGACAATCCATGTCTAGACGTGGTAACTGCTGGGATAATGCACCTCAAGAATCCTTCTTTGGTCATATGAAGGATGAAGTAGATTTCAAAACATGTTCTACACTTGAAGAAGTAATTAATAAAGTTGATAATTACATGGATTACTATAATAATTATAGATGTCAATGGGGATTAAAAAAGATGACTCCTAAACAATTTAGAAATCATCTTTTGAATGCAGCTTAA
- a CDS encoding trimethylamine methyltransferase family protein, with the protein MNLASNLRILKKGDLDRIHEATVKILEETGIKFVSLEVREIFKKHGAKVEGEIVYISRKMLDDALKTAPSSFKWWGVDESNSIIMGEGQKRTHISPNNGPIYIQDLDNGKRLGTMEDLINLYKLCQAFDVVDIIGAIPVDPSDIDNNGKHLQVMYQLLKHTNKPLIGFTGTKEEINQMFDMVEIVIGKKDYLLDHPTIGVSVNPLSPLKFDDRGCTTILEYARKGQPIFILTCALAGVSGPISLMGTAVLQNAEILAGMVLTQLINPGTPFVYSPASTVANMKKASYITGTPEANIINIACMQLAHEVYNLPSRSMAGLTDSKVVDCQAGYETMQNVFGLMTSGTQLINECLGVIDSIMTTSYEKFILDVEMMSRVLRFMEGMDTSEKSLSIDVIKEVGHEGSYITHPSTFKKFRSLWTPLVSDWNSYNEWEEKGKEDVVIAANRKYKEILKKCPESVIDLQTDKDLKNYIKRVCFR; encoded by the coding sequence ATGAACTTAGCTTCTAATTTAAGAATACTTAAAAAAGGTGACCTAGATAGAATTCATGAGGCCACAGTTAAAATTCTTGAGGAAACTGGAATTAAATTTGTATCATTAGAAGTTAGAGAAATATTTAAAAAACATGGAGCAAAAGTTGAAGGTGAAATTGTTTATATTTCTAGAAAAATGCTTGATGATGCTTTAAAAACAGCTCCAAGTTCTTTTAAGTGGTGGGGAGTTGATGAATCCAATTCAATTATTATGGGAGAAGGGCAGAAAAGAACACATATTTCACCTAATAATGGACCTATATATATTCAGGACTTAGATAATGGAAAAAGACTTGGTACAATGGAGGATCTTATAAATTTATATAAATTATGTCAAGCATTTGATGTTGTAGATATTATTGGAGCTATTCCTGTTGATCCGAGTGATATTGACAATAATGGTAAACATCTTCAGGTTATGTATCAATTATTAAAACATACTAATAAACCATTAATAGGTTTTACAGGTACTAAAGAGGAAATTAATCAAATGTTTGATATGGTGGAAATTGTGATTGGAAAAAAAGATTATCTTTTAGATCATCCTACTATTGGAGTAAGTGTTAATCCTTTAAGTCCGTTAAAATTTGATGATAGAGGATGTACGACTATCTTAGAATATGCGAGAAAAGGTCAACCAATTTTTATACTTACTTGTGCATTAGCTGGCGTATCTGGACCAATATCATTAATGGGAACAGCAGTGCTTCAAAATGCTGAAATACTAGCCGGGATGGTTTTAACACAATTAATTAATCCTGGTACACCATTTGTTTATTCACCAGCTTCTACGGTTGCAAATATGAAAAAAGCTAGTTATATAACTGGTACACCTGAAGCAAATATTATTAATATTGCTTGCATGCAACTTGCTCATGAAGTATACAATTTGCCTAGTAGATCAATGGCTGGTCTTACTGATTCAAAAGTTGTTGATTGTCAAGCTGGATATGAAACTATGCAAAATGTTTTTGGATTAATGACATCGGGTACTCAATTGATTAATGAATGTTTAGGTGTTATTGATTCTATAATGACAACTTCATATGAAAAATTTATTCTTGATGTAGAGATGATGAGCAGAGTTCTTAGATTTATGGAGGGAATGGATACATCAGAAAAATCGTTATCTATAGATGTTATTAAAGAGGTTGGTCATGAAGGATCATATATTACTCATCCGAGTACATTTAAAAAGTTTAGAAGTTTATGGACTCCTTTAGTATCGGATTGGAACTCTTATAATGAATGGGAAGAAAAAGGTAAAGAAGATGTAGTGATAGCAGCAAATAGAAAATATAAAGAGATATTAAAAAAATGTCCAGAATCAGTAATAGATTTACAGACTGATAAAGATTTAAAAAATTATATAAAAAGAGTTTGTTTTAGATAG
- a CDS encoding BCCT family transporter: protein MRKPKLDPKIFWPSIIIIVSVLIMLVINPEAGRQTIGRVLDFITHKLDSFFEWVVLLGFGWLMWIAFGRYGNIKLGRSDEKPEFSTISWIGIMITSGSGMALMYWACVEPVFYLIGPPFGIEPNSAEAAKYAITYGIFHWGFSAWALYCLPAVGIAYAYHVRKSPHLKASVACEGVLGKYSKGIVGKIIDIIILVGLVGGIGTSLGVVVPLMSACFNEVFGIQQGLWLDTLVIIIWTVMFGTTAYLGLEKGIKKLSDINTIGAIGLLIFILIVGPTAFLLSYFGESVGLMFQNFIRLSTYTDSISKSSWPQSWTVFYWAWWGVYAVYMGLFIARVSKGRTLKEMIIGAVIWPTVGTAFFYLTLGGYSIDLHFNQGLDMIKVLNEQGGGYLVVTLLKSLPLSKVLIPLFMVIGFIYQATTFQGAAYTLASMATDELLPNEQPAPWHRLFWAILLGGVGYVMMVIGGLKVVQLASVILAAPVFVIILFTVFSFMKWVKQDFGKMCAPKVITLDNDREEVAQE from the coding sequence ATGAGAAAACCTAAACTTGATCCTAAAATATTCTGGCCCTCTATAATAATTATTGTAAGTGTATTAATTATGCTTGTAATTAATCCTGAAGCAGGGAGACAGACAATTGGTAGGGTGCTTGATTTTATTACGCATAAGTTAGACTCATTCTTTGAATGGGTAGTTCTTCTAGGTTTTGGATGGCTTATGTGGATAGCATTTGGAAGGTATGGAAATATAAAATTAGGTAGATCTGATGAAAAGCCTGAGTTTTCTACAATTAGCTGGATTGGTATAATGATTACTTCGGGGTCGGGTATGGCTCTTATGTATTGGGCTTGTGTTGAACCGGTGTTTTATTTGATTGGGCCACCTTTTGGGATTGAACCAAATTCTGCTGAGGCTGCTAAATATGCTATTACCTATGGTATATTCCATTGGGGATTTAGTGCATGGGCGCTATACTGCTTACCTGCAGTTGGTATAGCTTATGCTTATCATGTACGTAAGTCTCCTCATCTTAAAGCTAGTGTTGCTTGTGAAGGTGTTTTAGGAAAATACTCAAAAGGCATAGTTGGAAAAATAATAGATATAATAATTTTAGTTGGTTTAGTAGGGGGGATTGGAACCTCTTTAGGAGTGGTTGTTCCATTAATGTCAGCTTGCTTTAATGAAGTGTTTGGTATTCAGCAGGGGTTATGGTTAGATACTTTAGTTATTATAATTTGGACTGTAATGTTTGGTACTACTGCTTATCTAGGATTAGAAAAAGGAATTAAAAAGTTATCTGATATTAATACAATAGGAGCAATAGGGTTATTAATCTTTATACTTATAGTTGGACCAACAGCATTTTTATTATCATATTTTGGTGAAAGCGTTGGATTAATGTTTCAAAATTTCATAAGACTGAGTACTTACACTGATTCTATTTCTAAGTCAAGTTGGCCTCAAAGTTGGACTGTTTTTTACTGGGCTTGGTGGGGTGTATATGCAGTTTATATGGGATTGTTTATTGCTAGAGTTTCTAAAGGTCGTACATTAAAAGAAATGATTATTGGTGCTGTTATATGGCCAACTGTTGGTACTGCCTTTTTCTATTTGACTTTAGGGGGTTACAGTATAGATCTTCATTTTAATCAAGGTTTAGATATGATTAAGGTGTTAAATGAGCAAGGTGGAGGTTATTTGGTAGTTACTTTATTAAAATCTTTACCGTTATCTAAAGTTCTAATACCATTATTTATGGTTATAGGATTTATATATCAAGCTACAACTTTTCAAGGAGCGGCTTATACACTTGCATCAATGGCTACGGATGAACTTCTTCCTAATGAACAACCAGCGCCATGGCATAGATTATTCTGGGCTATTCTTTTAGGTGGTGTAGGATATGTAATGATGGTAATTGGAGGATTGAAAGTTGTTCAGTTAGCTTCCGTAATTTTAGCAGCACCTGTGTTTGTTATAATACTATTCACAGTATTTTCGTTTATGAAGTGGGTAAAACAAGATTTTGGTAAAATGTGTGCTCCAAAAGTAATAACGTTAGATAATGATAGAGAAGAGGTAGCTCAAGAATAA
- a CDS encoding ComEC/Rec2 family competence protein: MKRTLLIILIMLSIILCACTQTNEESINCSLSDNSLSVHFIDVAQGDSTLLISPDNKTMLIDAGDNSHGKKVVNYLNKLNIKKIDILIGTHPDADHIGGLDYVINHFDIGLFCMPNKAHNTNTFKDVLSAAKNKNLKIHKTKSGMNFSLGKFIKCNVLSPTKNYDNNNLCSLVIKSTYKNKSFLFTGDAEFQNEQDMIKSNYNLESDILKVGHHGSSSSTSENFLLKVKPDIAVISCKCNNKYHHPSEKTLALLRKYNIPLYRTDKQGDIVLFCDGYKIFSYKKPLTIYRR, translated from the coding sequence ATGAAAAGAACACTCTTAATAATACTTATTATGTTATCAATCATTCTTTGTGCTTGTACACAAACTAATGAAGAATCTATAAATTGTAGCTTAAGTGATAATTCACTTTCTGTTCACTTTATAGATGTAGCACAAGGAGATAGTACTCTTTTAATTTCTCCAGACAATAAAACTATGTTAATAGATGCGGGAGATAATTCTCACGGAAAAAAAGTAGTTAATTATTTAAATAAGCTTAATATAAAAAAAATAGATATTCTAATAGGAACTCATCCAGATGCAGATCATATAGGAGGTCTTGATTATGTAATAAACCATTTTGATATAGGCTTATTCTGCATGCCTAATAAAGCTCACAATACCAATACATTTAAAGATGTTTTATCAGCAGCTAAAAATAAAAATCTAAAAATCCATAAAACTAAATCAGGAATGAATTTTTCTTTAGGTAAATTTATCAAATGTAATGTTTTAAGTCCTACAAAGAACTATGATAACAATAACCTATGTTCACTAGTTATAAAATCCACTTATAAAAACAAAAGTTTTTTATTTACAGGAGATGCTGAATTTCAAAATGAACAAGATATGATAAAATCAAATTACAATTTAGAATCAGATATTTTAAAAGTAGGACATCATGGAAGCTCCTCTTCAACCAGTGAAAATTTCTTATTAAAGGTAAAACCAGATATTGCAGTGATTTCTTGCAAATGCAACAACAAATACCATCATCCCAGTGAAAAAACATTGGCTCTTTTAAGAAAATATAATATACCTTTATATAGAACCGATAAGCAAGGAGATATAGTTCTCTTTTGTGATGGTTATAAAATTTTTAGTTACAAGAAACCTTTAACTATATATAGGAGATGA
- a CDS encoding sigma-54 interaction domain-containing protein has product MSKDTFEKEYKKKLDRKTLKKILDNSYDEIFVTDGDGNAIYVNEACERNYTLKPYEVIGKNPWQLTEEGFCFPPITPIVLRDKKQVTLEQKTNIGTRLVVTATPVFDNEGNLEMIVQNSRDMTQIEEIKKDLDQTKQLLLRYKEEVKELRKKEIMVTDLVANSKEMRNLIELAYRGALVDSNILILGESGTGKSVMARNIHKMSNRKEGSFITINCAAIPEQLIESELFGYVSGAFTGADKKGKIGLIELADDGTLFLDEIAEIPLRLQAKLLEVIQERRFIPVGGREVKKIDCRIIAATNRDLGKMVKRGKFREDLYYRLNVIELNMIPLRERIEDIVPLIHFFLKRFNKKYKVSRMFSPECIDMLIQYSWPGNIRELEHTIERLVITVQDSLIDTHHLPEIFNKKSCDKDNVSFSDLIPLDFAVEQIEKELVLKSYNQLGSSYKVAKVLDISQSKASRLIRKYIKKSD; this is encoded by the coding sequence ATGAGTAAAGATACATTTGAAAAAGAATATAAAAAAAAACTAGATAGGAAGACTTTAAAAAAAATATTAGATAATTCATATGATGAAATTTTTGTAACTGATGGTGATGGAAATGCTATTTATGTTAATGAGGCATGTGAAAGAAATTATACTTTAAAGCCTTATGAAGTGATTGGCAAAAATCCATGGCAGTTAACAGAGGAAGGATTTTGCTTTCCTCCAATCACACCGATAGTTCTAAGAGATAAGAAACAGGTCACTTTAGAACAAAAGACAAATATAGGTACTAGGTTAGTTGTTACAGCTACACCTGTATTCGATAATGAAGGAAATCTTGAAATGATAGTACAAAATAGTAGAGATATGACTCAAATAGAGGAAATTAAGAAAGATTTAGACCAAACAAAACAGTTGTTATTAAGATACAAAGAAGAAGTGAAAGAGCTTAGAAAGAAAGAAATAATGGTTACAGATTTGGTTGCTAATAGTAAGGAAATGAGAAATTTAATAGAACTTGCTTACAGAGGTGCTTTAGTAGATTCGAATATTTTAATTTTAGGAGAATCTGGAACAGGAAAAAGTGTTATGGCAAGAAATATACATAAAATGAGTAATCGAAAAGAAGGGTCTTTTATAACAATAAATTGTGCTGCTATTCCTGAACAACTTATAGAGTCTGAATTATTTGGATATGTTTCAGGGGCATTCACTGGAGCTGATAAAAAAGGTAAAATAGGGCTTATAGAACTGGCGGATGATGGAACATTATTTTTAGATGAAATAGCTGAAATTCCTCTTAGACTTCAAGCAAAACTTCTAGAAGTGATACAGGAGAGAAGATTTATTCCTGTTGGAGGTAGAGAAGTTAAAAAAATAGACTGCAGAATCATAGCAGCTACAAATCGTGACCTAGGGAAAATGGTGAAAAGAGGAAAATTTAGAGAAGATCTTTATTATAGGCTCAATGTAATTGAACTTAATATGATTCCTTTAAGAGAAAGAATTGAAGATATTGTCCCACTTATTCATTTCTTTCTTAAAAGATTTAATAAAAAATATAAAGTTTCTCGTATGTTTTCTCCGGAATGTATAGATATGTTAATTCAGTATTCTTGGCCTGGAAATATTCGAGAGCTTGAGCATACAATCGAAAGGTTGGTAATAACTGTTCAAGATTCATTAATTGACACTCATCATTTACCTGAAATTTTTAATAAAAAATCCTGTGATAAAGATAATGTAAGTTTTTCTGACCTTATTCCTTTAGATTTTGCTGTTGAGCAAATTGAAAAAGAATTAGTTTTAAAATCATATAATCAGTTGGGAAGTTCCTATAAAGTTGCTAAAGTACTGGATATTAGTCAAAGTAAAGCATCTAGGTTAATTCGTAAATACATTAAAAAAAGTGATTAA